The window GCACCACCACCACGTGCTCCACGCTCGTGGCGTCCTTTAGGGCCTCGTCGGCGTTCTGCTTGAGGGGGACGATCCCGCCCCGGCGGAAGCCCCCGTCGGCGGTGATGAGGACCTTGGCCTCGGCGTCCTTGATCCGGTCCGCCAGCGCCCCGGCGGAGAAGCCGCCGAAGACCACGGAGTGGACGGCCCCGATCCGGGTGCAGGCGAGCATGGCGATGGCCGCCTCGGGGATCATGGGGAGGTAGATGGTGACCCTGTCGCCCTTCTTCACCCCCAGGCGCTTGAGGACGTTGGCGAACCTCTGCACCTCGCGCCAGAGGTCGTGGTAGGTGAGGACCCTCTCCTCCCCCGGCTCCCCCTCCCAAACGATGGCCGCCTTGTTGCGCCGCCAGGTCTTCACGTGCCGGTCCAGGGCGTTGTAGGAGAGGTTGGTCTTCCCCCCCACGAACCACTTGGGGTGGGGAAGGTCCCCTTCCAGGACCTTCCGCCAGGGTTCAAACCAGTGGAGCTCCGAGGCCACCCGTCCCCAGAACCCTTCGGGGTCACGGACGCTCTCCTCGTAGAGGCGCTGGTACTCCTCCTCGCTCTTGATGTGGGCCTGCTTGCGGAACTCCTCGCTGGGGTAAAAGACCCGCTCCTCCTTGAGCACCGACTCCAGCCTGTCCATGCCTCCCTCCTTATACCTTGAAGGGTAGGCGCAGGACGAGGCGCGGGTCAAGAAAGCGGGGTTTTCGCGCCATGCCCCAAAGAGGGCGTTTCTTGACCCGGCGCCCGAAGGGGTGGGAGGATAAGCTCAACCCATGGCGCGCAAGCGAGGGCTTTCCACCGTGCAGCAGGCCCTGCGCCTTCTGGCCTACCTGGCCGACCACCCGGAAGGGGTGGGGGCGAAGGAGGTGGCCCGCCTCCTGGGGAAGAGCCTCTCCTCCGCCTACGCCCTCCTCCACAGCCTGATGGAGGAGGGCTTCGTGGTGAAGGAGGAGGGGGGCTTCCGGCTCGCGCGGCAAAAGCCCGTCCCCTTGGAGCCCACGCCCTTGGAGGAGGCCTTGGAGGAGCTCTACCTGCGCACCCGGGAGCGGTGCTACCTCGCCCTCCTCACCCCCCAGGGGGTGCGGCTCAAGACCCGGGGGCGGCAGGGCCAGCTCCACCCCCTGGGGGAGACCCTGCCCCCGGAGTGGCACGCCCTGGCCCTGGGAAAGGTGCTCCTCGCCTTCGGGGACTTCCCCCTGCCCCCCCTCACTCCCAAGACCCCCTACACCCTCACCGACCCCCTGGCCCTGGAGGAGGAGCTGAAGCGCGTCCGGGCCTCGGGGCTTGCGGTGGAGATGGAGGAGTACGCCCTCGGGGTCTCCGGGGTGGCCGTCCCCCTCTTAAGCCCGGAGGGGCGCCTCCTCGGGGCCCTGGGGGTCAAGGTGCCCTCGCGCCGCTTCCCCTTCGCCTTTGGCCGCCTGGCCCGGGCCCTGGCCGAGGTGGCCCGGGTCTCCGCCCAGGTCCTGCCCGAGGAAGAGGCCCCCACCCCCCCGCCCGCCCTCCCCGAGCCGGTAAGGGTGGAGCGGATAGACCCCCCCGAGGCCCTCCGCCGCGCCGCCAACCTGCCCGACCCCCGGGCCGCCCACCGGGCGAGCCTCGAGGACCCCGAGGCCTTCTGGGAAGGCTTCGCCCGGGGTTTCGCCTGGGAAAGGCCCTGGAAGGCGGTCTTCCGCCGGGAGGACCGGACCTGGTTCGCGGGCGGCCTCACCAACGTGGCCCTAAACGCCCTGGACCGGCACCTCCCGGAAAAGGCCCAGCAGGTCGCCCTCCTCACCCTGGACGGAGAAGGGCGGCTCGGCAAGTGGACCTACAAGGAGGTCCGGGAGCTCTCAAGCAGGCTCGCCGGGCTCTTCCGGACCCTCGGGGTGGGGCGGGGGGACAGGGTGGCCCTCTACCTGCCCACGGGCCTCGAGGCCGCCCTCGCCGCCTTGGCCTGCGCCCGGATCGGGGCGGTGCACGCGGCCCTGCCCCTGGGCCTGGGCCCGGAGGCCCTGAGGCGGCGCCTCGAGGACCTGAGGCCCCGGCTCCTCGTGGCGGCGGACGCCTACTTCTACCGGGGCCAGCCCGTGCGGGTGCGGGAGGTGGTGGAGGCCGCAATCCAGGGCCTGGACCTCAAGGTCCTCTGGCACGTCCGGGGAAGCCCCGAGTTTCTGGAGCGGCTTTACGAGGCCCGGCCCGCCGAGCCCGAGCCCGTGCCCGCGGCCCACCCCCTCTTCCTCCTTCCCACCTCGGGCTCCACGGGGAAGCCCAAGGGCGTGGTCCACGGCCACGGGGGGTACATGGTGGGGGTCGCCTGGGCCCTCCGACACGTCTTTGACCTGAAGCCGGGAGAGGTGTTCCACACCACCGCCGACCTCTTCTGGATCGTGGGCCACTCCTTCGGCCTCTACGCCCCCTTGCTCCTCGGCGGCACCTCCCTCCTCGTGGAGGACCGGCCCGACCACCCGAGCCCCGGGGCCTTCTACGAGCGCCTGGCCCACCTCGGGGTGGACGTCCTCCTCACCTCCCCCGCGGTGCTCCGGACCCTGAGGCGCCACGGGGAGGCCCGGCCCACGGGCCTCCGCCTGGCGGCGAGCGTGGGCGAGGTGCTGAGCCCCGAGATCTGGCGCTGGACCCGGGAGCACCTGGCCTGGCCCGTGGACAACTGGTGGCAGACGGAGCTCGGGGCCCCCGCCCTGCCACGCCCCCCCCTCCCGGCCAAGCCCGGCCACGTGGGCCTCCCCCTCCCCGGGGTGGAGGCCCGGGTGGTGGACGAGGAGGGGCGGCCCCTCCCTCCCGGGAGCAAGGGGCACCTGGTCCTCGGCGCCACGGGGCCCGCCCACATGGTGGACCTCCAGGGGGGGCGCTCCCCCTGGCGGGGAGGCCTCTACTGGACGGGGGACCTCGCGGAGATGGACGAGGAAGGGTACTTCCGCATCCTGGGCCGCACCGAGGAGGTCATCAAGGTGGGCGAGGCCCGGATCGGCCCCGCGGAGGTGGAGGCCGTCCTCCTCACCCACCCCCAGGTGGCGGAGGCGGCCGCGGTGGGGGTGCCGGGGGAGACGGGGGAGGAGATCGCCGTCTTCGTGGTGCCGCAGGCCCGGGAGTTCCCCGAGGAGCTCAAGCCCCTCCTGGCGGAAAAGCTCAAGGCCCACATCCTGCGGCACCTGGGCCCCGTCCCGCCGCCCAGGGTCTTCTTCCGGGAACGCCTTCCCCGGACCCGCTCGGGGAAGATCCTGAGGCGGCTCCTCAAGGCGGAGCTTCTCGGCCTAGACCCGGGGGACACCTCGGGACTGGAGGAGGACTATGGCGCTGGAAAAGCTCCTTAAGGTTCAGGAAAGGCTTTGGGCACCGGAGGACTTGCGGAAGAAGGCGAACCTCCAGGACTACGCGGCGGAGTACCGGAAAAGCCTCGAGGACCCTGAGGGCTTCTGGGGGGCTTGGGCGCGGCGCTTCCACTGGGAAAAGCCCTTTGAGAAGGTCCTTGAGTGGACCCTCCCGGAGCACCGCTGGTTCCTGGGCGGCACCACCAACGCCGTCTACAACGCCCTGGAGCGGAACGTGGAAAGGGGCCTAAGGAACAAGGTGGCCCTCCTCTACCTCGCCGAGGACGGCCGGGAGGAAAAGCTCACCTACGGGGAGCTTCTGGACCGGGTGCGCCGCCTGGCCACGGGGCTTAGGCGCCTCGGGGTGGGAAAGGGGGACCGGGTGGTGATCTACATGCCCCTCACCCTGGAAGGGGTCCTCGCCATGCTCGCCACCGCCTACATCGGCGCCATCCACAGCGTGGTCTACGCCGGGCTTGGGGTCTCGGCCCTGAGGGAGCGCATCCTGGACGCCCAGGCCAAGCTCCTCATCGCCGGGGACGTAAGCTTCCGGCGGGGAAAAGGGGTGGACCTCAGGAGCATCGCCGAGGAGGCCATCCGGGACCTTCCCCTAAAAGTGGTCTGGTTCCAGCGGGCGTACAAGGCGGAGCTTGCCGAAGGGCACTACGACTTCCACGAGCTCCTCTGGGGTAACCCCCCCGAGGCCCGGGCGGAGATGGTGGACGCCGAGCACCCCCTCTTCATCCTCTACACCTCGGGCTCCACGGGAAAGCCCAAGGGCGTGGTCCACGTCCACGGGGGGTACATGGTGGGCACCACCTACCACCTGCGCACCTTCTTTGACGTGAAGGACGAGGACGTCTTCTGGGCCACGAGCGACATCGGCTGGATCGTGGGCCACTCCTACATCGTCTACGCCCCTCTTCTTGAGGGGATCACCTCCGTCCTCCGGGAAGGGGCCCCCGACCACCCCGACCCCGGGGCCCTCTGGCAGGCGGTGGAGCGGTACCGGGTGAACGTGATGTTCACCGCCCCCACGGCGGTGCGCATGTTCATGAAGTACGGCCCCGAGTGGCCCAGGAAGTACGACCTCAGCTCCTTGCGCCTTCTGGCCGTGGCCGGAGAGCCCTTGAACCCCGAGGCCCTGAAGTGGGCCTACGAGCACCTGGTGGACGGGGGCAGGCGGGGCTTCGTGGCGGACAACTGGTGGCAGACGGAGCTCGGCGGCCCCACCCTGGGAACCCCCCTCGTCCTCCCCGCCAAGCCCGGCTTCGCCGGGGTGGCCCTCCCCGGGGTGGAGGCGGAGGTGGTGGACGAGGAGGGCAGGCCCGTCCCCCCGGGGCAGGGCGGCCTCCTCGTCCTCAAGCGGCCCTTCCCCCACATGATGCGCACCGTCTGGGGGAACCACGAGCGCTACCTCCGGTACTGGCAGGAGGTCCCGGGGGGCGTCTACGCCAGCGGGGACGTGGCGAGCAAGGACGAGGAGGGGTACTTCAGCGTCTTGGGCCGGGCGGACGACGTGCTGAACGTCGCGGGGCACCGCATCGGTACCGCCGACGTGGAAAGCGCCCTGGTCTCCCACCCCGCCGTGGCCGAGGCCGCGGTCATCGGCGTCCCCGACCCCCTGAAGGGGGAGGCCATCAAGGCCTTCGTGGTCCTTAGGCTTGGGCAAACCCCCTCGGAGGAGCTGAAGGAGGCCCTCGTCCAGCACGTGCGCCGGGAGCTCGGGCCCATCGCCACGCCGAGCGAGGTGGTCTTCCTGGACAAGCTCCCCAAGACCCGCTCGGGGAAGATCCTGAGGCGGCTCCTCAAGGCCCAGGCCCTGGGCAAGGACCCCGGGGACCTCTCCACCCTCGAGGAGTAGGCTCCGCCCTGTTGGGCTGCCTTTCCGGGGCCCCAGGCTGGCCCAAGCCAGCCTGGGGTGGCCTCACTTCTTCCGCTTCTTCTCCTGGCGCATGAGCCGCCGGCGCTCCGCCCGGGAGAGGCCCGGCTGGGGCGGAGGGGTGGCGCGCTTCCTTTCCACCCCGAAGACCTCGGAAGGCTCCGGCTTGGCCTCGGGCACGGGCACGTAGGGAGCCTCCCGCACGGGCCGCACGGGCTCCGCCTCCACCTTGAGGCGGAAGAGGAACTTGGCCACCTCGCTCTTGATGAAGGCCACCATCTCGTTGAAGAGGCGGGTGGCCTCAATCTTGTACTCCTGGAAGGGGTCCTTCTGGCCGTAGCCCCGCAGGAAGATCCCCTGCCTGAGGACGTCCAGGTTGTGCAGGTGCTCCTTCCAGGCGTTGTCCACCACGTTGAGGATGACGAAGCGCTCCACGGCCCGCATCAGGGGCGGGGAAAGCTCGGCCTCGCGGGCCTCGTAGGCCTTGAGGGCGGCCTCCACGAGCCTCTCCACCGCCTCCTCGGCCTTCAAGGCCCTAAGCTCCGCAAAGGGGAAGTCCTGAAGCTGGGGCGCGGTGTCCAGGAGGGTGGCCTTGAGGCCCTCGAGGTCCCAGTCCTCGGGGTGGACCTCGGGGTTCAGGAAGTTCTCCGCCAAAGAAGCCACCGTCTCCTCCACCATGCCGATGGCGGCCTCCTTCACCTCCTCGTCCTTGCCGAGGAGAATCAGGCGGCGCTGGGCGTAGATGACCTCCCGCTGGCGGCTTAAGACGTCGTCAAACTGGAGAAGCTGCTTGCGGATGGCGAAGTTCCGGTCCTCCACCCGCTTCTGGGCCCGCTCAATGGACCGGGTCACCATGGGGTGCTCAATGGGCTCGGAGTCGTCAAAGCCCATCCGGTCCAGCATGGCGATGACCCGGTCGGAGGCGAAGAGGCGCATGAGGTCGTCGTCAAAGGAGACGTAGAAGCGGCTTCCCCCGGGGTCCCCCTGGCGCCCGGCGCGGCCGCGGAGCTGGTTGTCTATGCGGCGGGACTCGTGCCGCTCGGTGCCGATGATGAAAAGCCCTCCCAGGGCCCGGACCCGCTCCTCGTCCTGCTTGCACTCCTCCCGGATCTCGCGGATCCTTTCCAGAAGCTCCTCCCGGATCCCGAGCTCCTGGGCGAGGGCCCTGGCCTCCTCCTCCTTCCCCGCCACCATCTTCTTGATGAAGAGCTCCACCTTCCACTCGTACCGGTCAAAGCCTTCCTTCTCCAGGAGGGCGGCGGCCAGGTACTCGGGGTTGCCCCCGAGCTTGATGTCCGTGCCCCGCCCCGCCATGTTGGTGGCGATGGTGACCGTCTTGCTCCGCCCCGCCTGGGCCACGATCTCCGCTTCCCTGGCGTGGTGCTTGGCGTTTAGGACCTGGTGGGGGATCCCCTGGCGGAGGACGGCGAGGGTGTGCACCGCCCGCTTCAGGCCCTCCCAGGCCGTCCTCAGGTTCCCCTTCGGCGGGATGAGCCCCTCAAAGGGGGCAAGGTCCTCGTCCTTGAGCTGGGCGGGCCTTTCCAAAAGCTTCCTGAGCCTCTCCCACTCCGGGCCCTGCTGCTTCTGGCTCGCCTTCTTGAAGAGCTCCAGGCGCATCTCCAGCCTGGGGAGGTAGAGCCTGGGCTCCTTGAGCATCTGGGAGAGCCTTTCCGACTTCTCAATGCTGATGGTGCCCACGAGGACGGGCTGGCCCCGCTCGTACTTCTCGGCGATCTCCTCCACCACGGCGTAGAACTTCCCCTTCTCCGTGCGGTAGACCACGTCGGGGAAGTCCTTGCGGATCACCGGGCGGTTGGTGGGCACCACCACCACGTCCATCCCGTAGATCTCCTGGAACTCCTTCTCCTCGGTCTTGGCGGTGCCCGTCATCCCCGCCCGCTTCTCGTAGAGGCGGAAGAAGTTCTGGTAGGTGATGGTGGCCAGGGTCTGGTTCTCCCGCTCAATCCGGACCCCCTCCTTGGCCTCAATGGCCTGGTGGAGGCCCTCCCCGTAGCGGCGGCCCGGCATGAGGCGGCCCGTGAACTCGTCCACGATGATGACCTGGCCGTCCTGGACGATGTAGTCCCGGTCCCGGTGGTAGAGCTCCTTCGCCCGGATGGCCTGGATGAGCATGTGGGCGAGCTCCATGTTCTCCGGACTGAAGAGGCCCTCAATGCCGAGGAGCTTCTCCGCCTTGGCGATGCCCTGGAGGGTGAGGTGGACGGAGCGGTTCTTCTCCTCAACGGTGTAGTCCCCCGTGGGCTCCTTGCGCACCCCGGGCTCGGCGGGCAGGCCCCTTTCCAGCTTCTTGGCGATCTCCGCCATCTTGTAGTAGAGGTCGGTGGCCTTCTCCGCGGGGCCAGAGATGATGAGGGGGGTGCGGGCCTCGTCAATGAGGATGGAGTCCACCTCGTCAATGATGGCGTAGTGGAGGGGGTGGTCGTGGCGGAGGACGAGCTGGTCGGGGCTTATGGCCATGTTGTCCCGCAGGTAGTCAAAGCCGAGCTCGGAGTTGGTCACGTAGGTGACGTCGGCGAGGTAGGCCTTGCGGCGCTCCGCCGGGGTGGAGGCGTGCTGGATCACCCCCACGGAGAGGCCCAGGCCCCGGTAGACGGGCCCCATCCACTCGGCGTCGCGGCGGGCCAGGTAGTCGTTCACCGTGACCACGTGGACGCCCTTGCCCGTGAGGGCGTTCAAGGCCACGGCCAGGGTGGCCACCAGGGTCTTACCCTCGCCCGTCTTCATCTCGGCGATCTTGCCCTCGTGGAGGACGGCCCCGCCGATGAGCTGGACGTCAAAGTGGCGCATGCCCAGGTAGCGCTTGGCGGACTCCCGGGTGAGGGCGAAGGCCATGGGGAGAAGCTCGTCCAGGGAAGCCCCCTTCTCGTGCTTCTCCTTGAGCTCCCGGTAGGCGGCGGCGAGGTCGGGGAGCTTCTCCACCTCGGCCTCGAGGCGGTTCACCGGCTCCACCACCTGCTTGTAGTAGCGGGCGATCTCCCGCTCGTTGTTGTCAAAGAGCCTGCGCAAAAGACCTAGCATCCTAAAAGGGATTGTACCCCTTCGGGATGAGAAACCCCTTTATACCACCCCATGCTGGCTTGCGCCAGCATGGGGCCCCGGTAAAGGGACCTCGTGCCCCAATCTCGGACCCTTCAGGGGGAAAACGGGGAGAAAGAGCCTCAGGCCTCCTCCAAGGGCCAGTAGGCCGTGGCCCCCAAGGAGAGGGGGCTTGGGGGGAAGCCCCTTTGGTGGCGGCGCCAGGCGGCGAGGGCGATCATGGCCCCGTTGTCCTGGGAAAGGCCCCGGGGAGGAAAATGCACCTCCAGGCCCGCCTCCTTGAAGCGCTCCTGGAGCGCCCGGTTCGCCGCCACCCCCCCGGCCACGAGGAGGACCCGGTGGCCCGTGTCCTTCGCCGCCTTCAGGACCACCTCGGCGAGGTGAGCGATGGCCGCCTCCTGAAAGCCCTTGGCGAGGGCGGCCTTGGGAAGGCCCTTCTCCACCAGGTGGAGGGCCTTGGTCTTGAGCCCGGAGAAGCTGAAGTCGTACCCCTCCTGTCCCCTTAAGGGCACGGGGAAGGGAATGGCTTCCTCCGCCTCCTCGGCCAGGCGCTCCACCTCGGGCCCCCCGGGAAAGCCGAGGCCCAAAAGCCTCGCCACCTTGTCAAAGGCCTCCCCGGCGGCGTCGTCCCGGGTGGCCCCGAGGAGGCGGTAGCGGCCGAGGTCTAAGACCTCGTAGAGGTGGGTGTGCCCCCCCGAGGCCACCAGGGCGAGGAAGGGGGGGGGTAGCCCTTCAGGCCAGGCGGCCGCGATGTGGCCCTCCAGGTGGTGGACGGCGTAGAAGGGCCGGTCCAGGGCGAAGGCCATCCCCTTGGCGAAGGTGTACCCCACGAGGAGGGCCCCGATGAGCCCGGGGCCCCGGGTGGCGGCCACGAGGTCTAAGTCCTTAGGCCTAAGGCCCGCCTCGGCCAGGGCCCTCTCCACGAGGAGGGGGAGGGCCTTTAAGTGCTCGCGGCTTGCGAGCTCCGGCACCACGCCGCCAAAGGCCTCGTGCAGGCGCACCTGGCTCGCCACCAGGTTCACCACCACCTTTCCGTCCCGCACGAGGCCCACCCCGGTGTCGTCGCAGGAGGTGTCAATCCCCAAGACCCACACCGCCCTCACTCTAGCAGGGGTAGCCTTAGGGCAGGGTGCTCTGGCTCCTCCTTCCCGTCCTCCTTCTGGTCTACCTCCTCTACCGGAGGCGGGCCCCTAGGGCGAGGCCCTGGGCCGGGGTGTGGCTTTGGAAGAGGGGGCGGGCGAGGCGCTTCCGGCCACGGCTTGACCTGAGGCTCCTCCTCCTCCTCCTGGGGGCGGCCCTCATGGTCCTCGCCCTCGAGGACCCCCCCCTCGCCCCAAGCCCTTTGGTCCTGGTGGTGGACGCCTCGGCCAGC of the Thermus thermophilus HB8 genome contains:
- a CDS encoding AMP-binding protein — its product is MARKRGLSTVQQALRLLAYLADHPEGVGAKEVARLLGKSLSSAYALLHSLMEEGFVVKEEGGFRLARQKPVPLEPTPLEEALEELYLRTRERCYLALLTPQGVRLKTRGRQGQLHPLGETLPPEWHALALGKVLLAFGDFPLPPLTPKTPYTLTDPLALEEELKRVRASGLAVEMEEYALGVSGVAVPLLSPEGRLLGALGVKVPSRRFPFAFGRLARALAEVARVSAQVLPEEEAPTPPPALPEPVRVERIDPPEALRRAANLPDPRAAHRASLEDPEAFWEGFARGFAWERPWKAVFRREDRTWFAGGLTNVALNALDRHLPEKAQQVALLTLDGEGRLGKWTYKEVRELSSRLAGLFRTLGVGRGDRVALYLPTGLEAALAALACARIGAVHAALPLGLGPEALRRRLEDLRPRLLVAADAYFYRGQPVRVREVVEAAIQGLDLKVLWHVRGSPEFLERLYEARPAEPEPVPAAHPLFLLPTSGSTGKPKGVVHGHGGYMVGVAWALRHVFDLKPGEVFHTTADLFWIVGHSFGLYAPLLLGGTSLLVEDRPDHPSPGAFYERLAHLGVDVLLTSPAVLRTLRRHGEARPTGLRLAASVGEVLSPEIWRWTREHLAWPVDNWWQTELGAPALPRPPLPAKPGHVGLPLPGVEARVVDEEGRPLPPGSKGHLVLGATGPAHMVDLQGGRSPWRGGLYWTGDLAEMDEEGYFRILGRTEEVIKVGEARIGPAEVEAVLLTHPQVAEAAAVGVPGETGEEIAVFVVPQAREFPEELKPLLAEKLKAHILRHLGPVPPPRVFFRERLPRTRSGKILRRLLKAELLGLDPGDTSGLEEDYGAGKAP
- the secA gene encoding preprotein translocase subunit SecA codes for the protein MLGLLRRLFDNNEREIARYYKQVVEPVNRLEAEVEKLPDLAAAYRELKEKHEKGASLDELLPMAFALTRESAKRYLGMRHFDVQLIGGAVLHEGKIAEMKTGEGKTLVATLAVALNALTGKGVHVVTVNDYLARRDAEWMGPVYRGLGLSVGVIQHASTPAERRKAYLADVTYVTNSELGFDYLRDNMAISPDQLVLRHDHPLHYAIIDEVDSILIDEARTPLIISGPAEKATDLYYKMAEIAKKLERGLPAEPGVRKEPTGDYTVEEKNRSVHLTLQGIAKAEKLLGIEGLFSPENMELAHMLIQAIRAKELYHRDRDYIVQDGQVIIVDEFTGRLMPGRRYGEGLHQAIEAKEGVRIERENQTLATITYQNFFRLYEKRAGMTGTAKTEEKEFQEIYGMDVVVVPTNRPVIRKDFPDVVYRTEKGKFYAVVEEIAEKYERGQPVLVGTISIEKSERLSQMLKEPRLYLPRLEMRLELFKKASQKQQGPEWERLRKLLERPAQLKDEDLAPFEGLIPPKGNLRTAWEGLKRAVHTLAVLRQGIPHQVLNAKHHAREAEIVAQAGRSKTVTIATNMAGRGTDIKLGGNPEYLAAALLEKEGFDRYEWKVELFIKKMVAGKEEEARALAQELGIREELLERIREIREECKQDEERVRALGGLFIIGTERHESRRIDNQLRGRAGRQGDPGGSRFYVSFDDDLMRLFASDRVIAMLDRMGFDDSEPIEHPMVTRSIERAQKRVEDRNFAIRKQLLQFDDVLSRQREVIYAQRRLILLGKDEEVKEAAIGMVEETVASLAENFLNPEVHPEDWDLEGLKATLLDTAPQLQDFPFAELRALKAEEAVERLVEAALKAYEAREAELSPPLMRAVERFVILNVVDNAWKEHLHNLDVLRQGIFLRGYGQKDPFQEYKIEATRLFNEMVAFIKSEVAKFLFRLKVEAEPVRPVREAPYVPVPEAKPEPSEVFGVERKRATPPPQPGLSRAERRRLMRQEKKRKK
- the tsaD gene encoding tRNA (adenosine(37)-N6)-threonylcarbamoyltransferase complex transferase subunit TsaD; this translates as MWVLGIDTSCDDTGVGLVRDGKVVVNLVASQVRLHEAFGGVVPELASREHLKALPLLVERALAEAGLRPKDLDLVAATRGPGLIGALLVGYTFAKGMAFALDRPFYAVHHLEGHIAAAWPEGLPPPFLALVASGGHTHLYEVLDLGRYRLLGATRDDAAGEAFDKVARLLGLGFPGGPEVERLAEEAEEAIPFPVPLRGQEGYDFSFSGLKTKALHLVEKGLPKAALAKGFQEAAIAHLAEVVLKAAKDTGHRVLLVAGGVAANRALQERFKEAGLEVHFPPRGLSQDNGAMIALAAWRRHQRGFPPSPLSLGATAYWPLEEA
- the acs gene encoding acetate--CoA ligase translates to MALEKLLKVQERLWAPEDLRKKANLQDYAAEYRKSLEDPEGFWGAWARRFHWEKPFEKVLEWTLPEHRWFLGGTTNAVYNALERNVERGLRNKVALLYLAEDGREEKLTYGELLDRVRRLATGLRRLGVGKGDRVVIYMPLTLEGVLAMLATAYIGAIHSVVYAGLGVSALRERILDAQAKLLIAGDVSFRRGKGVDLRSIAEEAIRDLPLKVVWFQRAYKAELAEGHYDFHELLWGNPPEARAEMVDAEHPLFILYTSGSTGKPKGVVHVHGGYMVGTTYHLRTFFDVKDEDVFWATSDIGWIVGHSYIVYAPLLEGITSVLREGAPDHPDPGALWQAVERYRVNVMFTAPTAVRMFMKYGPEWPRKYDLSSLRLLAVAGEPLNPEALKWAYEHLVDGGRRGFVADNWWQTELGGPTLGTPLVLPAKPGFAGVALPGVEAEVVDEEGRPVPPGQGGLLVLKRPFPHMMRTVWGNHERYLRYWQEVPGGVYASGDVASKDEEGYFSVLGRADDVLNVAGHRIGTADVESALVSHPAVAEAAVIGVPDPLKGEAIKAFVVLRLGQTPSEELKEALVQHVRRELGPIATPSEVVFLDKLPKTRSGKILRRLLKAQALGKDPGDLSTLEE